GCATAATAAAAAAACCTGCCTGATTAGTAGCTTATGAGCAACGATAGCTCAGTAACAATTATATGACAACTAGCTATTTCTCCCAAAGCTCGACCAGTCGGCCATCAGGGTCTTCGATCCAAATAAACTTTCCAAACCCACTAACCTCTTTTTCCTTAGCAAGAGGGACACCAATTTGTTCAAGATACTTAATAGTTTCGTTTAAATCACCTACTTGAAAATTTAACATCACTTGTTGCTCTGCTGGAAAATAACTGTCATTCCCGGCAAAGAAAGAAAAGATAGTCACATTGCCTAATGGGGGTTTAATCAAGGTCCCATTCCAATTTTCTATTTCAATCTTCAGCACTTCACTGTACCATTTTTTCACAGCATCAAGATTCTTAGTTCTCCATTCCGCCGAAACCTTTTATCATCGCAACTAACTCCTGTCTTTTTTATTTACAAACTTTAGTATTTCTATAAAAAAGGAACTGCTGCACACAGTTCCTTCGATATACTCCACCAATGACCAGTTAAATCCAATCTGCACTTTCGTCGGCAAGCCTTTGTAAATCATTCATAAAAACACCAGCATGATAGCCATCACAAACAGCATGGTGCATTTGTAAAGAGACAGGCAGGAAAAATTCATCATTTACTTGTGAATACTTCCCTCCAGTTATTATGGGTAAGAGAAAATCCCCGCCATTATTTATATTTAAATTAAATGCGGTAAAAGAACTCCAAGGAATCATAGAGATCGGAATAGTATTATCTGGTATAGGTATTTTTGGAAATAATCTCCCCGTACCATTGTATTTTTCTGCATCTTTTTCATATTGAGAATGAAACTCAGAAAAAATAGATAAGTTTGGTGACCAGATTCCAGAAAATGTGTGTGTCTTTTTATCAAAAATGGTATAGAGAGGGCATATCTCTGTCCAATAACCTAAATTACCTTCTGAGTTGAAATTTATTCTAAATTCTCTGTGGGCGTTAACGATTTTTGTCACCATAAAAATAAACGCAGGATATAACTTATAATTCTTTTTCTTTAAGTTCTTCATAAGCATCGTAATATTTATTTCATTCGTCAGACTGAATGTTGTCTGCTGCTGTATATAGTGTTCAAAATATTCCTTTCGATCCCAATTGTCACGATTAATACTGTTAAATTTCATACTCAACGCCTCCTAATATAATCAAATTTATCTTAGGAGGCTATATTCACTGCTTTTTTCATAACAGTCATCCTTTTTTATTAAATATTTCTTTATATTAGGCTCTTTTCGTATAAATTGTTGTTTTTCACCTATCAATGTTGTCCGTTGATTTCCGCTCCAGGCTGCTCGCTTTCCGCGGGGCGGGCGGTGAGCCTCCTCGACGCTCCGCGTCTGCGGGGTCTCATCTGTCCCGCTACTCCCGCAGGACATTGAATATGCTTCCTCGAGCAAACACCGCACGAAGAAAATGCAAATGCATTTTCGAGGATCTCGCACCTTCCGCTGCAATCAACTCAGCAAATAATATACAAAAAGCAACAAACCTTGCGAAAACAGCCTTATATTATCAAGTATCCCTAACTAGTTTCAACCAGCTTTCTCCACTAACAAGCTCCTCAGTTCAAAAAGCAGTACTAAAGATTAGCCTATTCAGATATTAAAACTCATTAATATTTGATATGACACCTTTTAATATTTCAATTGATTTTATAGGTTCTTCATCAAGCTCTAGACTGTGATTTCCACCCTCAACCACTTTTAATATAAGATTTTGGTTCTTTTTCAATTTTTCAAAGCGCTCCTCAATGAAACAACTATCTCGATCTCCAATTATACAAAGTCCCTTATGATCACTATTACCCATTGCGTTAAATACGTCTTCTCTTTGCAGCAATGGCGTCAGCCATACGGCTTTTGCATCTTTCAACATAGTATTATTTAGCAGATAACTCAAAGCTATTGTTCCGATTGATTTAGCCACTACATAATAATTACTGTATTTCTTGTTCTTGATGGCGCTATCGATTGCATGTTGTACATCTCTCGAGAAATCCTCTTCACTTAGAACAGACATCTCTTCCCTGCTAAGTGTATAGTTAATGTGTAATACATCAAAACCCTTTGAGTAAAATAACCCTGTGGCAAAGTGCAGCAGCGGAGCTTTTGTTGTGTAGCCAGCCCCAGGCAAGACAATAACTAAACTGTTTGTTTCTCTCTTTTGTTCTATCAATCTAAAAGGAATACTTTTTGAACCAGCAATACTGCGATTAGTCACCGTTTACTCACTTCCTAAGTTTTTAATGGTATCTATTCTTGACTATTACCAAATATTCCTCCTTCATATGAACTGCACCGATAGCAGAAGAAAAGCTGCCATAATGACAGCTCCGAACTTTAATTCATTGTTTGTTCCAGGGGTTTTGACCACTTATCTTTTGACACCGCATATCATATAGATAGAGAAATCATCAAACCAAAATAAAGGGCAAAAACAAAACTCATTCCGAAAAGAATTGCAATATAAGGTTTTACTTTCTTAAAGCTGATCACAATTAAAGCTAAGAAAAGCAGCGAGTTAGCCAATAGAAATAATGATAAAAAATTTGGTGTTAAATGAACATTATTTACAGAAGGAATGTCAGTCCCCAAAAGCCATTCCACCCAAATCGAAGCACCTTCCGACTGGACCGTAAATTCAACTTCGTGGGGTGGCGATAAAGTTCCCAATACACTTGTAAAACAAAAAACAAGGAAAATAATAATACCCTCCCCTTAATCCATGGCCGAGGGTCAAAAGAGGAAACTCTTAATGATTTTCTGGTTAGCACTCCATTTAAAAATGCGAATACCAATAAAGGAATAATGCTTAGATGTTTTAACAGAAGCATTTGCCCATATGGGAGAACCCATGAATTCACATAATCCTTTGGTTCAACCACATAGAACATTAGAGCAAAGCCGCTTATAAGCAAGATCATTAAATTTATCATGGCAAATGGGGTAAACCACCGCAGGAACAATGGCCACTTTTTTCATCACTTGAAAACCAGGCGACGTGGATTAGAATCCCTGTCCAAAGTGTCACCATAAGAAAATGGATGGAGTGTGCAATAAACCCGTTCCAAAAGGACAATGAGGCAACATGACTGGAGTACCCAATGGCAAAAACCATCAGCAGCAGCCAAAGCGCCTGCAGATATTTTGAACCATTTAATAACAATGTCATCCATAGGAATACCGACATAAACCCAATGAAGATCCAGGCTCTACCTACTTGAAAATCTGTCAGAACTGAATACGCTGCGAGTGTAAGACCTACGTCATCGCTAAAATAAGAAATCGTCTGTGCGACCGGTCCAAATGTAAAAATATAAATGCCTAACGATGATAAAAGCAGCGTCTTTTTAGAGATATATGTTTTGGGCTTTTTCTTTTCAGATATAAACTGAAGTGCTGTGTTTCCGATTAAAATCGAAAATAAAAGATACGTAACGACTTCGGCTAACGGTACGGCTACACTCATTTTAACGCTTCCTTTTGAACAGAAGGAACAATCCCAACACTAATACAGCCAATGTCAAAATTGGAATAAAGATATTCATAATCCTATTTGGAGAGGATTCTTTTTCGCCCTCTGCACTTTTCTCTGTTTCTTCTGTCTGCATCTTTTCTTCATCAGAGATTTGAGATTCTTCCATTTCTGATTCTTGACTTGTATTTTCTTCAGATTTTACAGTAAAGGGGATTTCCCCTGTAATCTGGTGCCCGTCTTCCCCGACTATCTTCCAGCGAATAACATAGGATCCGTTTTCAAGTGGTGCTTCTAATGTTCCGCTCATTTGCTTGCCATTTGGTTCAACATCGGAAAAAGGGATTTCTTGTCCTTCCATGACTAGCGTCATTGTACTCAAAGATTCAATTTCACCAGCAAAGGTAAGAGTAATTTCATTTAGATCTTCCGTTACTATTTGTCCTGGTTTTGGAGTTGAAGATTCCAGCCCAGTGTGAGCAGTTGCCATTGATGGCAATATGATGAAAAAACATAGGAATGACATTAGGATCTTATTCATAGTAAAATTCCCTTCTCATTTACTTAATTCCCAACAGAAGTATACCATTATTATTTTGACTTTAATCATCACGGAGAGGCTGCAGGTTCTTAACCATTTCATGAACTAAATATCAGCAACCTCCCCACCCCCTTGGAGCAGCGCCGAACCCCTTCTATATTGCCAAGGGAGCCCTAAAAAGTATAACCCTTGACTATCAGTAACTCCTCTTTTATGTATTGGCATCTCTTTCTCCTTAAAGATTGCGGGAAGCTTTATCCTGCTATCACCCGATTTAAAGCCAGTGGACCAAATCAGATTTCCTACTTTCACTGTGCTTTGGTCCTTAAAGAAGGGGCTATGATCATTGGCAGATAAAGCCTTCGATTTCTGCTTTATTCCTCCGTCTTTGAGCAAATTTTTCTCCTTTTAGGATATTAGCCTGCAGAAAGGCTTGCTTGGCCTGCCCCAGTAACCAAAACGTCGTATCCCAAAGTATCCCCCTAGCAAAAGAGCTTCCCATGAAAAATGGGAAGCTCTTATCTTATTTATCTTTAATTCTGAGTAATCTCAAGCCGTTTAATGTGACAATAAGAGTCGCACCCATATCGGCAAAAATCGCAATCCAAAGCGTTAGCCAGCCTGGAATGACCAGAAGTAATGCGACTAGCTTTATCCCTAATGAAAACGTAATATTTTGCTTAATAATGCTAAGGGCTTTTCTGCTTAACTTCACGGTAAATGGCAGTTTGCCAAGATCATCTGCCATCAGGGCAATATCCGCTGTTTCAAGAGCCGTATCTGTTCCAGCTCCCCCATGGCAATTCCAACAGCAGAAGCAGCCAATGCAGGGGCATCATTTACACCGTCGCCAACCATCGCCACACGGTCATATTTCTTTCTAAGATCTTTAATATACCTTAATTTATCCTGTGGCAATAATTCGGCTTTAATATCTGATACGCCGACTTGTTCTCCAATCGCGTTTGCAGTTCCTTCGTTATCGCCAGTAAGCATAATGGTTTTTTGAATCCCCATAGAATGGAGATTTCCAATAACATTTTTGCTGTTTTCTCTTAACACATCCGCTACGGCAATCAGACCCAATACTTCCTTTGAGGTACCTGCTGCCATGACCGTTTTTCCCTGCTTTTGAAGGCGGGCAATGGTTGCTTTTAATTCAGAAGGAACGCCGTTTGATAATAATTCCTCAAACAAATTCGGGCTTCCAACATAATACATCTGATTTTGAAAGATTCCTTTAATACCTTTTCCCGTAATGGAAGAAAATTCTTCAATACTGATGTCCTGGTATGCCGCATTTTCATCTTCCGCTTTTTTCATGATAGCTGAAGCCAGTGGATGCTGTGATCCTTTTTCCAATGCGGCAGCAATGGACAAAAGCTCATTAGAATTTGCATGGGATTGCGGAAGGTAATCTGTTACCATGGGAATCCCTTTTGTTAGTGTTCCCGTTTTGTCAAAGGCAATGGCTTTGATTGCGCCCATCTCTTCTAAATGAATACCGCCTTTAATCAGTACGCCATTTTTTGCCGCATTCCCAATCGCAGTCACAATTGCAACAGGGGTCGAGATTACGAGCGCACAAGGACATCCAACCACAAGTGCAGCTAACCCCTGGTAAATCCATGTATCCCAATCAGCTCCAAAAAACAGCGGAGGAACAACGGCCACACCTAAGGCAATAAGCATGATAAGCGGCGTATAGTATTTAGCAAATTTGTCGACAAAGGCTTGTGAAGGTGCTCGCTCAGCCTGAGCCTCTTCCACTAAGTGGATGATCTTCGCAATTGTCGTATCATCTACATGCTTTGTTACTTTAACCTCAAGCAGTCCCTCTTCATTCAAGGTTCCTGCAAAGACTTCATCTTCAGCCGTTTTGGCAACAGGGACCGACTCACCCGTAATAGCCGCTTGGTTGACGGATGACACCCCTTTTACTACGATGCCATCCATCGCGATCTTTTGCCCGGGCTTGACAATCATAATGTCGCCAAGCTGAATATCATCCACCTCAACCATCATTTCTTGATTTCCTCTTCGGATTAAGGCTTCCTTTGGAGCAATATCCATTAAAGAGCGAATGGATTGACGCGCTTTATCCATGGAATATGTTTCAAGTGCTTCACTGATGGCAAAGAGGATGACGACAGTCGCTCCTTCGCCCCATTCCCCTATAAAGGCGGCACCAATGACAGCAATAGTCATCAGTGTTTTCATATCAAACTGAAGGCGGATTAGATTTTTTAACCCTGTTGTGAACAAGCGGTATCCGCCAATAACCATCGATGCGCCATACGCTAAAACGGAGAAAATGCTCCCTTCCCCATTCAGTTCCCCCGCAGCCCATCCAATAACGAGGAGGACAAAGGAAGCGATGACAGTCGCATGCTTTTTCAGAAAAGGTTCTTCCTTCTCTTCAAACCGCTCCTTCTCAGGGATAATTTTTATATTCTCAAAAGCTCCGGCCTTTTCCAGTTCTTCAATGGTTGCATCTCCATAAACGGTCAGCTTTGAAGCACCAAAATTTACACTTGCATCAGAAACACCATCCAGGTGTTTTACGTTCTTTTCGAACTTTGTGGCGCAGCCTGCTCAGGTGAATCCCTGCACACGATAGACCGTTTTTTCATCTGACTTCGCTAAAGCCTCACTCATAGTGCGCCACCTCCTTTTGATGTGTAAAGGCAATTTGAATCAGCTGTTTGACATGATCATCATCCAGTGAATAAAAGACCAATTTGCCCTCCTTACGATACTTCGCCAATCCCATATTCCGAAGAAGCCGTAAATGGTGAGAAGCCGTAGCCGTTGTGCACCCCACAATATTGGCTACATCACAGACGCACAGTTCTTCTTCCTCACATAGGGAAAAGGCAATCTTAACCCTAGTTTCATCAGATAATGCTTTAAATATTTGGGCAACAGCAGAGGTATTGTGGTGTGAGGCAGATTCTTTAACACGTCTTACTTTTTCTTCATCTACACAGGTTACTTCACAAACATCTTCGTGCTTCAAGGAAGCCACCTCCTTAATCAAACGATTATTTGATTATTAGTATATGCATCTATTATCAAACAGTCAAACATTCATTTGATTATTAGGAAGATATTTTTATGTCATAAGAAAATGAGTATCCAACAGCACAAATGGTTCATCCAAATTGAAGGATGAACCATTAACTGAAAATTATTATTTGCTTTATTCTACCTTAAATTCTTTTGTTGGCATATTATGCATACCTCTTGCCGTTACATGTGCTGTTACTGAATAGGTTCCCGCCTCTTGAAACGTTGTTGTAATAGAATAAACACCTCTGCCCTGATGCTCCCCAATCATTTCTTCTGATGTATCTTGACCTGCTTTTTTCACTTCAAACTTAACCCCATTGGCATCTTCAACCTTTTCCTCCCCCTGTGTGACGGCGGCCTGGATGACTGCCTCTTGATTTACCTGTATCACTTCTGGAATGTTAACCGAAACCTCCAATAAATCAGGAACTTTTTCAGCAGCGTCATTCTCCTTTGAACACCCTGCCAGCAAAAATAAAACACAGGCAAAAAGAAAAATGGCTTTCCTCATATATAGCACGTCTCCTTTGTTTACATGTTCAAAAAATTGTATGTACCTTTTCATTATAGCGATGGCTGGTGTTTTATTTGTGACTATTCTATGAATTCATTGTGCCCTTGGTAATTATTATTAGGCATAGAATCATTGAATCAGTAATTAGAATTAGGTATTCTTACATTAAAATAGCAATTTGATAGAAAGGAAGGTTTAATGAAGAATTTCATTTTCCCTATACTAACAGCCATTGCGCTAGTTTCTGGCTGTTCGCCGGCAGAAGATCAGGCATCAGAGGATAGCCATTCACATAGCGGCCATCAAGAACAGGCTGCTCCTGTCTTAACGTATGAAATCGGCAGCAATGACTGGTCAGCCGTCACCACATACAGCGACAGCCCTAAAGTTTTAGAAGCATATCAGTTCGCTGTCGCACATCCAGAGGTATTGGATTACATGCCATGTTATTGCGGCTGTTATGAAGAAGATGGTCACACCAGCAATACGAATTGCTTTGTTGATAACGTAGAAGGGACCACGGTAACACTTGATACCATGGGCTTCGGCTGAGGGGTTTGTGTGGACATAGCCCGTGAGGCTAAATCAGAGTTTGAAAAAGGCACAAGCTTAAAAGATATTCGTCATATGATTGATAAAAAATACGAAAGCATGGGGACAGAATCTACTCCAACACCTATGCCTGAAGAAGTATAAAACACGCTAACCATCAGCGTGTTTTTTAATCGTCAGCAGATCCTATTATTTAACTAACATCCCTGTCCCGTTAGCATATTACTAATACGCCCAATCAATATGCTATAATTTGGAGGGTAAATTGAAGATAGAGGTGACAATCCTTGGCCATACATGTCGTACTATATCAGCCGGATATTCCGGCCAATACCGGAAATATTGCTCTAACTTGTGCTGCAACGGATACATCCTTGCATTTAATTCGGCCGCTTGGCTTTTCAACAGATGAAGAAATGATCAAACGGGCAGGCTTTGATTTCTGGAACTCTGTGAACATAACGTATTATGATTCAATGGATGACTTTTTTCAAAAAACCAAGGCGAGTTCTACTATATTGAAACCTTTGGTGAACAGGCACATTCATCCTTTGATTTCAGCGATGCTTCAAAGGAGCATTATTTCATGTTTGGAAAAGAAACAACGGGCTTGCCAAAAGACTTACTGGAAGAAAATAAGGATCACTTTTTAAGAATACCCATGAATGATAATGTCCGTTCACTCAACCTTTCAAGCACAGCTGCTATATTGGTGTATGAGGCTCTGCGCCAGCAGGATTTCCCCATCTGAAATAAAACATCTTCCTCGCTGGAAGATGTTTTGTTTGTTTTCATTCCAATTAGCACTTTAGTAGGTCACGCTTATTAAATTATGTTCTGCTTAAACGGAATGCTGTTTTTCTTTCTTGTTCCTCGCAATAATAACAGCTAATAAATTTATCCCAGCCCCAATTAAATTCATAATAAAGTTACCTATCTTACCAAAGTTATCGATGGTTAAACCAATTAAAAAACTCCCAAAAAGAATTAGTAAAATAACAATAAATAACCTCAAGTCCCTTCCTATCCCCCTATTAAACTCATTAACTTATATTGTCCAAATATCCCGCTATCTCCATAAGAAAAAGCTGCCGAATGACAGTCCAGAATCCAGCTATCGAATTGATTAACTGAGCACCTTCAGGTCAGTCACTTTTCCGGTTTCAGAATAGTTCTTTGCAGGGGAACGCCTCCCATCGAAACATTGCGTTCTATGAAAATATAGGTCTGGCCATCAATAATAAATTTTCGATTCCCCATATAACTGACCTCTCGCCCTTGTTTGATAAGTTCACTCTGAATCGCTTCAACATACTCTTTAAAGTCCACGTACCTCTCATCCAAATCAATGGTGATATGATTTTTTCTATAGCCCATAAGCCAATTAAAACCAATCAAGCATAAACCGAGTATGGCCAAAAATAAAATGATTTCCATATTCGATGCTTCACTCCCTTTTAATAACTACTGTATGAGAATGATATTAATTCGTTTCATGAAAAATAAGATCAACGTCCTCGCCTCTATACTAACATAATATTCCAGATGATAAAAAAACAGAGGACATCCTGGTTCCTCTGTTTTTTCCTATAAACTTACAATCTCTTTTTTACCTTACCCTCCATCAGTTGGGCCATTTGCTTAGAATTAAGATCATTCTCTTCATGGAGTTTATGAATTATATTTTGATAGTCTCTTTCATTGCGGTTCTGGCTTAGTTTATCGGCAGCTTGAATTTCCTCTACCCTAATCTTGAATCCAACAATTCCTTTTAGCTGCTGTTCTAAAAGCTCCGGAGAAAGCTTATCCCATAAAACTGGATTCCTGCGATGCTTTTCATATTTTTGAAGCAGCATGGCCAGGTCCTGCTTTAATTCCTCTTCACTCAGAATATTGGCTCGACCATATACATGGACAGCCTGATAGTTCCAAGTCGGGACATTTTCTTCCTCATACCAGGAGGAAGAAATGTAAGCATGTGGTCCCTGGAACATCACCAGAACATCTTCAGAGGCTTCGAATGTTCTCCATTGCGGGTTTCCATAAGCCATATGCCCTGTTAAATAGCACGTATCTCCTTCTTTTATTAACTGCAATGGCAGATGAGTGGCTATGGGTCTTCCATGTTTGGTCGTGACCATCGTGCCAAACGAATTACTTTGAACAAACTCCCATATTTCATCCGCATTTGTGACTTTATAATATTTAGGAATATACATGATCATCCGCCCTTCAAAAAATTAATTGAGAATCTTGGCCATTATAAAATCCGTTTGTTCTTCATCACCCATATAAAAGGAATGGGCTCCCGTTTGGACAAATCCCATTTTCTTATAAAAGGCAATTGCCTTTTCATTTTTTTCCCATACACCCAGCCAAATTTTCTTTTTATTTTGTTCCATCGCAACTTCCAGGGCTTTATTGAACAGATATTTACCAAGCCCCTGTTTCTGAAATGGGCTTCTGATATATATCCTCTCAATTTCGAGTGCTTCATCGCCCATTTCTTCAGTCTGAGCCTCATCGGTATTCACCTTTAAATACCCGGCAGTCTCGCCATCAATTTCAACAAAGTAGAACTGTGATGAACGTTGAGATAGTTCAGTCTCTAATTGCTTTCGGTTAAACGCCTTTTCCAAATAGGCTTCCATGTTTTCGGGAGAATTCTGTTCCTTAAACGTTTCATTAAAGGTTTCATAACTAATTTCCTGAAGTCTGCTTAAATCTTCAAGTGTACATTTTTTTATATTAATAGTCATTATGCCTCTCCTTTAATAATTTCTCTTGTTCCCCTTTTTCACATATTCCCAGTCTTTCTCTACATTTTTTCTAACCCTTTGAAGCAGCTTGAAAATGGTTTCTGCTTCTTTCTCGGAAAGCCCCTCTAAGCAAATCGCATTGGAATATTCATGTTCTCTCTTTATAAGAGGAAAAACTTTTTTCCCTTTCTCTGTTGGGAAGAGCTTCCTGATTTTCTTGTTCTGTTCATCATCTTTCTTTTCTATAAAGCCATTCATTTCAAGCTTTTTAATCGCACGGGCTGCCGTTGTCCGATCAACTTTTATCATCTCAGCTAACTTTTCCTGAATAATTCCTGGATTTTCACATATTCGCACCAGGTACAGGTACTGCCCTTTTGTAAGGTCAAGCTCTTTAAATTCGATATTGCTTATGGAATCCAATGCCCTAGCGATCATGCCAATTTCACGGAGAATTTCCAGTGTACTCAGCTCCTCAACATGAATTTTTGTTGTAAATGCAATAATAATACTATATATTCAATCTACCTTAATTTTGTTGCATTTGCAATAAAAATAATATAATTTGTATTACTTGCTATGAAATTCAATGATCCAATTGTCATTAGTCCTTTATTGACGGTCTGTTTAAATAGAAGGAGCACTCTTTCACCACAATAAACTGCCTATCCATCCAAACTCGTATGCTAAAATAGATAAAAATGGGAGGTGTTTTATTTGTCGGATTGGTCGTATCATCCTATTTTTAAGCCCATACTTCAGAAGCTCCCGCCTTCCTTCAGCCGGGAGTTTATCCATCGCGGAATGAGCATGATTTCATCCAGCCGTATAGGGGAAGGATTAATCGAATTTCTTAGTCATATGGAACCCTCCGGCATGCATGCGAAAAGTCTATTTGGCGTTCATTTTTCCACTCCAGTCGGACTTAGCGGCAGGATTGATCCTCACTTATCAGGGATGAAGGCTTTTCAGAATCTGGGCTTTGGTTTTATTGAAGTTGGGCCTGTTTCCATTCGAGGGTCATCAGGAGAACTATTTATGGACCCGAAACTAGAGAAGATATATAGATTAACTGACGCTTCAATGGAGTTAATGGCAGCTAAGGAACAGCTGCTTTCCTTAAAGAAAAAGAAGATTCCGCTTCTTATAAACGTTGAAGGAACTTATCAGGAAGCTATGCAAATTTGTGAAGAATTGCTTCCTTTTAGCGACGGATTTATTTTGGGCAGCCATATTTTTCAATCAGCGAGTCAATTTAACCAATTTAAATATGAATTAAATAAACCTATCATCCTTTCTATTTCACAGGATGATACACTCAGCCTGGACTATGGCCCGGACGGAATTCTTCTTACAGGCAATGCTTCACCAGAAGAACTCATTCATAAGCTGTCAGCTCTCAGAAAGCTGTACAGCGAAGAATTGCCCATCATTACTTCAGGCTGTGTAAAAGAGCCTTCAGATGCTATTAAACTGCTGGAAAGCGGAACTTCTTTAATCATGTTAGGCGATGAGTACATTTTCACTGGACCTGGATTGCCGAAGAGGATTAACGAGGCTTATACAAGCACATTTACGAAGGAGCCTGTCGAAGTGAAAGGATGGCGCTGGTACTGGCTGTTCGGCTTAGCTATTGCCGTTGCAGGGCTCATTGCCCTGTTTTTCAGCATGACTTCGGTGATCCTTCCCTATGACGAGAGCTTTCTGGGGATCTTTAGGAAAGATATTATTTCCTTTAACCCTGCCATTTTATACTTTATGGCTCATGACAGAATGACGCTGTCAGGAACAATGATTTCAGGCGGAATCATCTATATGCAGCTTGCCAGGCATGGAATAAGAAATGGCCTCCACTGGGCAAGAAAAGCGGTAAATATAGCAGGAGCTATCGGCTTCCTGGGCATTGTCCTGTTTATTGGCTACGGTTATTTCGATTGGCTCCATGGGCTGTTTTGGCTTATATTACTGCCCTTGTTTATATTGGGATATGCAAAATCAAGAACAGCAAGTGCATCTCCCTCCAGTTCAAATCTTTTCAACAGTCCGCAGTGGAAGCTGAGCTTATTCGGCCAGCTTTGCTTTGTGATTCTGGGGGTTTCATTAGCTATTGGCGGGATGATCATTTCCGTCATTGGGGCTTCACATGTATTTGTACCAACTGATCTTACTTATCTTTGCATGACTCCTGAAGCTCTGAACGAGTTTAACGATCGGTTAATTCCTGTGATCGCACATGACCGTGCAGGATTTGGGAGCGCACTTTTAAGTGTAGGCTTGCTCGTCTTGATGCTGGCTTTATGGGGGATCCGCGAGGGGGAAAGATGGGTGTGGTGGACCTTCACCATTGGGGCGATTCCGGCATTCGCCGCCGGGATCTTAACTCATTTTTTTATTAACTATACGGATTTTATCCACCTGCTTCCTGCTTATTTCGCATTGGTTTTATATGTGATTGGCGTTATCGCAACCGCCCCTTTTTTATTAAAAAAATAGTGGGTAAATAAAAAACCGGGCGGGATCAGAACTGGATACCGCCCGGGTTTCGGCCTTTTGATCAATCTTTAACTGCCGCTTCTTCACCTGTTTGATTTTCATAATGGGGTTTCACTCTTTTAATAAAGAAAGCAAGTATGA
This window of the Cytobacillus pseudoceanisediminis genome carries:
- a CDS encoding dihydroorotate dehydrogenase; the encoded protein is MSDWSYHPIFKPILQKLPPSFSREFIHRGMSMISSSRIGEGLIEFLSHMEPSGMHAKSLFGVHFSTPVGLSGRIDPHLSGMKAFQNLGFGFIEVGPVSIRGSSGELFMDPKLEKIYRLTDASMELMAAKEQLLSLKKKKIPLLINVEGTYQEAMQICEELLPFSDGFILGSHIFQSASQFNQFKYELNKPIILSISQDDTLSLDYGPDGILLTGNASPEELIHKLSALRKLYSEELPIITSGCVKEPSDAIKLLESGTSLIMLGDEYIFTGPGLPKRINEAYTSTFTKEPVEVKGWRWYWLFGLAIAVAGLIALFFSMTSVILPYDESFLGIFRKDIISFNPAILYFMAHDRMTLSGTMISGGIIYMQLARHGIRNGLHWARKAVNIAGAIGFLGIVLFIGYGYFDWLHGLFWLILLPLFILGYAKSRTASASPSSSNLFNSPQWKLSLFGQLCFVILGVSLAIGGMIISVIGASHVFVPTDLTYLCMTPEALNEFNDRLIPVIAHDRAGFGSALLSVGLLVLMLALWGIREGERWVWWTFTIGAIPAFAAGILTHFFINYTDFIHLLPAYFALVLYVIGVIATAPFLLKK